The Croceicoccus marinus genome contains a region encoding:
- a CDS encoding sensor histidine kinase, with the protein MQDTDHDRLEEDAPRVKLVNVLLSMVAFWACYYVLATARSYLIGFEFQQELMALRLVVIVASLAVTVLLWLLLRGFDHHNLWVRFGVAFVAALPASLLLAVINTEVFREIEERAIYRLNQEQGVTVRRDQTGNILVDVPQMPTNLDDLDPELPREVKKAMERAGREGGREGEPIVIDRDMQRDMMWVQLTDIALGRYFLLLAWAALYFAMTQAEHARAAERREGEYKRAAKAAELKSLRYQVNPHFLFNTLNSLSALVMVGRNEQAEAMIQTISTFYRRSLTGDPVGDVPLAEEIELQRTYLQIESVRFPDRLRIVIEVPKELESARVPGMILQPLIENSVKYAVAPVSRTVTIFIAAVEEYGRLVLTVADNGPGSPAKDKRVAADSSGNAGSPGDGRNGFGIGLANVRSRLETRFGKDVSVVSGDTGNGWRTVIRMPLERNTRGE; encoded by the coding sequence ATGCAGGACACGGACCATGACCGACTGGAAGAGGATGCGCCGCGCGTAAAGCTGGTCAACGTGCTGCTGTCGATGGTCGCGTTCTGGGCATGCTATTATGTCCTGGCCACCGCGCGCAGCTATCTGATCGGCTTCGAATTCCAGCAGGAGCTGATGGCGCTGCGGCTGGTGGTGATCGTCGCCAGCCTGGCAGTGACGGTGCTGCTGTGGCTGCTGCTGCGCGGGTTCGACCACCACAACCTGTGGGTGCGTTTCGGCGTGGCCTTCGTGGCCGCGCTACCTGCCTCGCTGCTGCTGGCGGTCATCAATACCGAGGTGTTCCGCGAGATCGAGGAGCGCGCGATCTATCGCCTGAACCAGGAGCAGGGGGTGACGGTCCGGCGCGACCAGACCGGCAATATTCTGGTCGATGTGCCCCAGATGCCGACCAATCTTGACGATCTTGATCCGGAGCTGCCCCGTGAAGTGAAGAAGGCGATGGAGCGTGCGGGCCGCGAGGGGGGCAGGGAAGGCGAGCCCATCGTCATAGACCGCGACATGCAGCGCGACATGATGTGGGTGCAGCTGACCGATATCGCGCTGGGGCGCTATTTCCTCTTGCTGGCATGGGCGGCGCTGTATTTCGCGATGACGCAGGCCGAACACGCCCGCGCCGCCGAACGGCGCGAAGGCGAATACAAGAGGGCGGCCAAGGCGGCGGAGCTGAAATCGCTGCGTTACCAGGTCAATCCGCATTTCCTGTTCAACACGCTCAATTCGCTGTCCGCGCTGGTCATGGTGGGCCGCAACGAACAAGCCGAGGCGATGATCCAGACGATCAGCACCTTTTACCGCCGTTCGTTGACCGGCGATCCGGTGGGCGATGTGCCCCTGGCGGAAGAGATCGAGCTGCAGCGTACCTATCTGCAGATCGAATCGGTGCGCTTTCCCGACCGGCTGCGCATCGTGATCGAGGTGCCGAAAGAGCTGGAAAGCGCGCGCGTGCCGGGCATGATCCTGCAGCCGCTGATCGAGAATTCGGTCAAATATGCGGTTGCCCCGGTCAGCCGGACCGTGACGATCTTCATCGCGGCGGTCGAGGAATACGGCCGGCTGGTGCTGACGGTGGCCGATAACGGCCCCGGTTCGCCAGCAAAGGACAAGCGCGTGGCCGCCGATTCGTCAGGGAACGCGGGATCGCCCGGCGATGGCAGGAACGGGTTCGGCATCGGGCTGGCCAATGTCCGCAGCCGGCTCGAGACCCGCTTCGGTAAGGATGTGTCGGTCGTCAGCGGGGATACCGGTAATGGCTGGCGCACCGTCATCCGCATGCCGCTGGAACGCAACACGCGGGGGGAATAG